The Thioalkalivibrio sulfidiphilus HL-EbGr7 genome includes the window GAGGACGCAGAGACGCGGAGAACGCAAAGGAACATTGATGTTGAATTGTATGCAGAGTGAGCAGCAAATCCCGATGCCTTCAGATTTAGAGGGCTCAGTGTCTTTGTACAAAAGACCTCTGCGCTCTCTGCGTCTCTGCGCCCTCCGCGTCCCAACACGAACACCAGCAAAACCCACGCACCCATGAAACTCATCCCCTGTCCCAAAGTCGGCACCCGCCCCGCGTCCGAGTTCGTCTACGGCGGCCTCTGGCGCCCCATGCCCGACCCGGACAGCACCACGGACATGGCATGGTCCCACTACGTCTTCCATCGCGACGGCGCGCCCGGGGTGCAGCGGGAGTGGTGGTGCCACGCGCCCACGGGCATGTGGTTCGTGGCGGAGCGGGACACCCTGAAGGATGAATTCCTGCGCACCCTGACCGTGGCCGAGGCCATGAAGGACCTGGCCCATGGCTAAGCGTCTGCCGGCACGGGACGGGGAGTGGATCGACCGCTCGCGCACCCTGCGCTTCAGCTTCGAGGGACGCGAGTACAGCGCGTTTGCGGGCGACACCATCAGCTCTGCGCTGCTGGCCAATGGCGTGCGCGTGCTGGGACGCAGCTTCAAGTACCACCGGCCCCGGGGCGTGTTCTCGGCGGCCAACCACGACAGCAACGTGCTGCTGCAGTCGGACTCCGATTTCAACATCCGTGGCGACGTCACCGCCGTTGCAGACGGCATGCGGCTCAGCGCCATCAACACCCAGGGCGGCCTGGACAAGGACCGGGGCCGGTTCCTGGACAGGCTCTCGCCCCTGCTGCCGGTGGGCTTCTATTACAAGACCTTCCACCGCCCCAAGGCGCTGTTCCCCTTCTGGGAGAACCAGATCCGCAAGCGGGCGGGACTCGGGCGTATCGACACCCAATGGCCCGAACTGCGCCTGCCCAAGCGCCACGGCTTCTGCGACCTGCTGGTGGTGGGCGCGGGTCCCTCGGGCCTGAGCGCCGCGATAGCTGCCGCGGAAAGCGGCGCCCGTGTCTGGCTGGTGGATGAGAACGCCCGCG containing:
- a CDS encoding sarcosine oxidase subunit delta, translating into MKLIPCPKVGTRPASEFVYGGLWRPMPDPDSTTDMAWSHYVFHRDGAPGVQREWWCHAPTGMWFVAERDTLKDEFLRTLTVAEAMKDLAHG